The bacterium genome segment TTGAGTTCGTTGATGAGAGTCTTAACACAACTCCCTGAAATGTCATAAACACTTAATATAACTTGAGCTCTAACGGATAGGAAATACTTTATAACTGTTGACTTAATAAATGGATTCTGGGAGATTTCAAGTGAAGCGACATCCAAATATGGCGATAAGTTTTCTTCTATTCCCACATAACCTAATGAGTCAGTCTTTATAAGATATACATTTGCAGAATCCGGTGTGCCTGTACCGAAAGAGTACGTATATCCTGCAACTATATAACCTTTATCC includes the following:
- a CDS encoding T9SS type A sorting domain-containing protein — translated: DKGYIVAGYTYSFGTGTPDSANVYLIKTDSLGYVGIEENLSPYLDVASLEISQNPFIKSTVIKYFLSVRAQVILSVYDISGSCVKTLINELKPAGSYSTTLNANELKTGIYFVKLSAGTFKETKKLILIK